The following are from one region of the Klebsiella aerogenes genome:
- a CDS encoding glycerol dehydrogenase: MLKVIQSPAKYLQGPDAAMLFGEYAKNLADSFFVIADDFVMKLAGDKVLNGLHSHNISCHAERFNGECSHAEINRLIAILKQHGCRGVVGIGGGKTLDTAKAIGYYQKLPVVVIPTIASTDAPTSALSVIYTEAGEFEEYLIYPKNPDMVVMDTAIIAKAPVRLLVAGMGDALSTWFEAKACFDARATSMAGGQSTAAALSLARLCYDTLLAEGEKARLAAQAGVVTDALERIVEANTYLSGIGFESSGLAGAHAIHNGFTILEECHHLYHGEKVAFGTLAQLVLQNSPLEEIETVMGFCEKVGLPITLAQLGVKEGIESKIHAVAKATCAEGETIHNMPFPVTADSVYAAILTADLLGQQWLAR, encoded by the coding sequence GGCCGACAGCTTTTTTGTGATTGCCGATGACTTCGTGATGAAGTTGGCGGGCGACAAGGTATTGAACGGCCTGCATAGCCACAATATTAGCTGCCACGCGGAACGTTTTAACGGCGAGTGCAGCCATGCGGAAATCAACCGCCTGATCGCCATTCTCAAGCAGCACGGCTGTCGCGGCGTGGTCGGCATTGGCGGCGGAAAAACGCTCGATACCGCCAAGGCTATCGGTTACTACCAGAAGCTGCCGGTGGTGGTGATCCCCACGATCGCTTCAACCGATGCGCCGACCAGTGCGTTGTCGGTTATCTACACCGAAGCGGGTGAGTTTGAAGAGTATCTGATCTACCCGAAAAACCCGGATATGGTGGTGATGGATACGGCGATTATCGCTAAAGCGCCGGTACGCCTGCTGGTGGCCGGGATGGGCGATGCGCTTTCAACCTGGTTTGAAGCCAAAGCCTGTTTCGATGCGCGGGCGACCAGCATGGCGGGCGGACAGTCCACGGCGGCGGCCTTGAGCCTGGCGCGCCTGTGCTATGATACGCTGTTGGCGGAAGGCGAAAAGGCGCGGCTGGCGGCTCAGGCAGGCGTGGTGACGGATGCGCTGGAGCGCATTGTCGAAGCCAATACCTACCTTAGCGGTATCGGCTTTGAGAGCAGCGGTCTGGCCGGCGCGCACGCCATCCACAACGGTTTCACGATCCTCGAAGAGTGCCACCATCTCTATCACGGCGAAAAAGTCGCATTTGGCACGCTGGCGCAACTGGTGTTGCAAAACAGTCCGCTGGAAGAGATTGAAACCGTGATGGGCTTCTGCGAAAAAGTCGGCCTGCCGATCACCCTGGCGCAACTGGGTGTGAAAGAGGGAATCGAAAGCAAAATTCACGCGGTAGCGAAAGCGACCTGCGCGGAAGGCGAGACCATCCACAATATGCCGTTCCCGGTCACGGCGGACAGCGTCTATGCCGCTATCCTCACCGCTGACCTGCTTGGGCAGCAGTGGCTGGCGCGCTAA